Proteins from one Streptomyces genisteinicus genomic window:
- a CDS encoding D-2-hydroxyacid dehydrogenase family protein gives MTLRCAVLDDYQDVALLLADWSPLAPSVDVRSLNRHLATEDEVVEAVGDCEILVVMRERTPVTASLLARLSRLRLLVTSGMRNASIDLDAAARHGVTVCGTSSGSAPPAELTWALILGLARRVVTENTALREGGPWQSTVGTDLRGSTLALLGLGRIGAQVAGVGRAFGMEVTAWSPNLTDERAAACGAVRAGSLEELLAGGDFVSVHLQLGERSRGLIGVPELRLMRPDAYLVNTSRAAIVDQAALVTALREGWIAGAGADVFDEEPLPASHPLRSAPRFLGLPHLGYVTRDNYTGYYRQAVEDIAAYLEGSPVRLLGVRA, from the coding sequence ATGACGCTGCGCTGTGCCGTGCTCGACGACTACCAGGACGTCGCGCTCCTGCTGGCGGACTGGTCCCCGCTCGCCCCGTCCGTCGACGTCCGCTCCCTGAACCGGCATCTCGCCACCGAGGACGAGGTGGTGGAGGCGGTCGGGGACTGCGAGATCCTCGTCGTGATGCGCGAACGCACCCCCGTCACCGCATCGCTGCTCGCCCGTCTGTCCCGACTGCGGCTGCTGGTCACCTCCGGCATGCGCAACGCCTCGATCGACCTCGACGCGGCCGCACGCCACGGCGTCACCGTCTGCGGGACCTCCAGCGGTTCGGCGCCGCCCGCGGAGCTGACCTGGGCACTGATCCTCGGCCTCGCCCGCCGGGTGGTGACCGAGAACACGGCCCTGCGCGAAGGCGGACCCTGGCAGTCCACGGTCGGCACCGACCTGCGCGGCAGCACTCTCGCCCTGCTGGGGCTCGGCAGGATCGGGGCGCAGGTGGCCGGCGTGGGCCGGGCGTTCGGGATGGAGGTCACGGCGTGGAGCCCCAACCTCACCGACGAGCGGGCCGCCGCCTGCGGCGCGGTCCGCGCCGGGTCCCTCGAAGAGCTGCTGGCGGGTGGCGACTTCGTGTCGGTGCACCTGCAGCTGGGCGAGCGCTCCCGCGGGCTGATCGGCGTGCCGGAACTGCGCCTGATGCGGCCGGACGCCTACCTCGTCAACACCTCACGGGCCGCGATCGTCGACCAGGCGGCACTCGTCACCGCCCTGCGCGAGGGCTGGATCGCCGGAGCGGGAGCCGACGTCTTCGACGAGGAGCCGCTGCCCGCGAGCCACCCGCTGCGCAGCGCGCCGCGCTTCCTCGGACTGCCCCACCTCGGCTACGTCACCCGCGACAACTACACGGGCTACTACCGGCAGGCGGTCGAGGACATCGCCGCCTATCTGGAGGGCAGCCCGGTCCGGCTGCTCGGCGTACGGGCCTAG
- a CDS encoding DUF2293 domain-containing protein: MGLVVVQPLKGRHCAECRRGPLPMHAVEAGVPLCLDCADLGHLVFLPRGDAALTRRAREAGSLHAVVVRRNRRRRRYERQGLLVEEEALAAAEASCLADAGARARRRARDAERRAAADARFTAALTAEIRRLFPGCPDERAADIAVHASVRGSGRVGRSAAGRALDEGAVTAAVRASVRHLDTAYDAMLGAGVARHVARSRVAASVDAVLAAWRAEPSFPAGVREGPPR; encoded by the coding sequence ATGGGCCTGGTGGTCGTCCAGCCGCTGAAGGGCAGGCACTGCGCGGAGTGCCGCCGTGGGCCGCTGCCGATGCACGCGGTCGAAGCCGGGGTGCCGCTCTGCCTCGACTGCGCCGATCTCGGGCACCTGGTGTTCCTTCCGCGCGGCGACGCCGCGCTCACCCGCCGGGCGCGCGAGGCCGGTTCGCTCCACGCGGTGGTCGTGCGACGCAACCGGCGCCGCCGGCGCTACGAGCGGCAGGGGCTGCTGGTGGAGGAGGAGGCGCTCGCGGCGGCGGAGGCCTCGTGTCTCGCGGACGCCGGTGCCCGTGCGCGGCGGCGGGCGCGGGACGCGGAGCGCCGGGCCGCCGCGGACGCGCGGTTCACGGCCGCTCTCACGGCGGAGATCCGGCGGCTGTTTCCGGGCTGCCCGGACGAACGGGCCGCGGACATCGCCGTCCACGCCTCGGTGCGCGGCAGCGGGCGGGTGGGCCGGTCCGCCGCCGGGCGGGCACTGGACGAAGGAGCGGTCACGGCCGCGGTACGGGCCTCGGTCCGCCATCTCGACACCGCCTATGACGCGATGCTGGGGGCCGGAGTCGCGCGTCATGTGGCGCGCTCGCGGGTGGCCGCGTCGGTCGACGCGGTGCTGGCCGCGTGGCGCGCGGAACCCTCATTCCCGGCCGGCGTCCGCGAAGGGCCGCCCCGGTGA
- a CDS encoding chaplin: protein MRQVHRKGLATVMLTGGVLAMATGWAQADSHADGAAAGSPGVLSGNAVQLPVHVPVNACGNTVNVVGLLNPAAGNSCANVSHSGRGGAQSGHTDEAVDGVGTHTSGGHNGGGAVAEGDSAGSPGVLSGNGVKLPVDLPVNLSGNSVNVVGIGNPSTGNTSVNDSVEPPVVSQPTTPPKTAPPAGPAPQGDDVAEAPEPAGESLAHTGAGALGLTLPAGAAMVLGGVVLYRRFRPARAGVGA, encoded by the coding sequence ATGAGGCAGGTTCACCGAAAGGGCCTGGCCACCGTGATGCTCACGGGTGGCGTGCTGGCGATGGCCACCGGCTGGGCGCAGGCCGACTCCCACGCGGACGGCGCCGCCGCCGGATCCCCCGGTGTGCTGTCGGGCAATGCGGTGCAGCTTCCCGTGCACGTCCCGGTCAACGCCTGCGGCAACACGGTCAACGTCGTCGGACTGCTCAACCCCGCTGCCGGCAACTCCTGCGCCAATGTGTCGCACAGCGGACGCGGCGGCGCGCAGTCCGGTCACACGGACGAGGCCGTGGACGGCGTCGGCACCCACACCTCCGGAGGCCACAACGGCGGCGGCGCGGTGGCGGAGGGCGACAGCGCCGGCTCTCCCGGCGTGCTCTCCGGCAACGGCGTCAAGCTGCCGGTGGACCTGCCCGTCAACCTCAGCGGCAACTCGGTCAACGTGGTCGGCATCGGCAACCCGTCCACCGGCAACACGTCCGTGAACGACTCGGTCGAGCCCCCGGTCGTGTCACAGCCCACCACGCCCCCGAAGACCGCGCCGCCGGCCGGACCCGCACCGCAGGGCGACGACGTCGCCGAGGCGCCGGAGCCCGCGGGGGAGTCCCTCGCCCACACCGGTGCCGGAGCGCTCGGCCTGACCCTCCCCGCCGGCGCGGCGATGGTGCTCGGCGGCGTGGTCCTCTACCGGCGCTTCCGCCCTGCGCGGGCCGGCGTCGGCGCCTGA
- a CDS encoding DUF3574 domain-containing protein — protein sequence MLSPKLSRPLPRSVKQRTLLAGLGAAIAVLAVAAPTAQAGLAGDRTVSIAPASAGAAARGERYVETRLFFGTERPDGGPEVTDAQFMAFVDRHVTPRFPEGLTVQEGRGQWRDSRGVVERERSYELILLYPASEASRRFPVIEAIRDAYVTSFAQDSVARLDEPTLADF from the coding sequence GTGCTCTCCCCGAAGCTGTCGCGTCCGCTGCCGCGCTCGGTGAAGCAGCGCACGCTGCTCGCCGGCCTGGGTGCGGCCATCGCCGTCCTCGCCGTGGCCGCACCCACCGCGCAGGCCGGACTCGCAGGCGACCGCACCGTGTCCATCGCCCCGGCCTCCGCCGGCGCGGCCGCCCGGGGCGAACGCTACGTCGAGACACGGCTGTTCTTCGGGACCGAGCGCCCGGACGGCGGCCCGGAGGTGACGGACGCGCAGTTCATGGCCTTCGTCGACCGCCATGTCACCCCCCGTTTCCCGGAGGGCCTCACGGTGCAGGAGGGCCGGGGTCAGTGGCGGGACTCCCGCGGGGTCGTCGAGAGGGAGCGGTCGTACGAGCTGATCCTCCTCTACCCGGCCTCCGAGGCGTCGCGGCGTTTCCCGGTGATCGAGGCGATCCGCGACGCCTATGTGACGTCCTTCGCGCAGGACTCGGTGGCACGCCTCGACGAACCGACCCTCGCGGACTTCTGA
- a CDS encoding SWIM zinc finger family protein: protein MTPRPGGSRRSSLRARPSHDDLRRTFTADEPAGTLPAGTWWGHAWVEALEDAALDPARLERGRGYAGRGNVASITVTPGRVTAYVQGGRPRPYRTELRMRTLGDEEWEQFLDAAAARPDHIAALLDKDVPHTLAAAADLLPAPGDLVPDCSCPDDGYPCKHAAALCYRTAAILDEDPFVLFLMRGRGEREILSALARRNAGRSAAERAPSEPPAAGIPAREAVHAAWRPPLPPPVAPPVRPGRPPAYPAASGAPDPLALDLLATEAAARAHTLLTTGTDPVAGLTPWQDSVRLAAAHPGSGLTASTRALYRDLAAAADRTPTDLARAVAAWRQGGEAALRVLEEAWDPPAGPFDRARPALAAAGLPPFRPWRNQLSSAALQLRLGRDGLWYGYESDPGREDWWPRGSPEEDPVAALTTLRAR from the coding sequence ATGACCCCCCGCCCCGGCGGCTCCCGCCGCTCCTCGCTCAGGGCCCGTCCGTCCCACGACGACCTGCGCCGGACGTTCACCGCGGACGAACCCGCCGGCACCCTGCCGGCCGGCACCTGGTGGGGCCATGCCTGGGTCGAGGCACTGGAGGACGCCGCCCTCGACCCCGCCCGCCTCGAACGCGGACGCGGGTACGCGGGGCGCGGCAACGTCGCGTCGATCACCGTGACACCCGGCAGGGTCACGGCCTACGTCCAGGGCGGCCGGCCGCGGCCCTACCGCACCGAGCTCCGCATGCGGACCCTGGGCGACGAGGAGTGGGAGCAGTTCCTCGACGCCGCCGCGGCACGCCCCGACCACATCGCCGCCCTGCTGGACAAGGACGTCCCGCACACCCTGGCCGCGGCCGCCGACCTGCTGCCCGCCCCCGGCGACCTCGTCCCGGACTGCTCCTGCCCGGACGACGGCTACCCGTGCAAGCACGCCGCCGCGCTGTGCTACCGCACGGCCGCGATCCTCGACGAGGATCCGTTCGTCCTGTTCCTCATGCGCGGCCGGGGGGAGCGGGAGATCCTCTCCGCCCTCGCCCGCCGCAACGCCGGCCGTTCCGCCGCCGAACGTGCTCCGTCCGAGCCCCCCGCGGCCGGGATCCCGGCCCGCGAAGCCGTCCACGCCGCGTGGCGCCCGCCCCTGCCGCCGCCGGTCGCGCCCCCTGTCCGGCCGGGGAGACCGCCCGCCTACCCGGCGGCGTCCGGCGCCCCCGACCCGCTCGCTCTCGACCTGCTCGCCACGGAGGCCGCCGCCCGTGCGCACACCCTGCTCACCACCGGCACCGACCCGGTGGCCGGGCTGACGCCCTGGCAGGACTCCGTACGCCTGGCCGCCGCGCACCCGGGGTCCGGGCTGACCGCCTCGACCCGCGCCCTGTACCGCGACCTCGCCGCCGCGGCGGACCGCACTCCCACGGACCTGGCCCGGGCCGTCGCGGCCTGGCGACAGGGCGGCGAGGCGGCCCTGCGCGTACTGGAGGAGGCATGGGACCCGCCGGCCGGTCCCTTCGACCGGGCCCGCCCCGCCCTGGCCGCCGCCGGCCTGCCGCCGTTCCGGCCCTGGCGCAACCAGCTGTCCTCGGCCGCGCTCCAGCTGCGGCTCGGCAGGGACGGCCTCTGGTACGGCTACGAATCCGACCCCGGCCGCGAGGACTGGTGGCCGCGGGGCTCCCCGGAGGAGGATCCCGTCGCGGCCCTCACCACGCTGAGGGCCCGCTGA
- a CDS encoding DEAD/DEAH box helicase, with product MSPADTTAGAADGALRRCAAVFLPGALPRDGLIAFWDPDGGEVPGAHRRITVVRPHGQGLRSRSVPARTLPVAEAAPLLVHARRDPAAHPAAACWGAAMLHALHLVARGRMLPGLTAGDHDAWRAGPLDADDIAHLRAVAAAMPPEAHAVPLPGTSPLQLPEPEALVRQLFDAVADSLPRTPAAAHAAGAPFAAPTAQHLPLARAWAAEAAAGMDAGVRVSLRLDLSAYELFDTTDDAGEQPRRAATALVQVHSLADPTLVTDAGRLWAGDGEEHFGPRARVDAMLALRRAGRVWPPLNRLLEQDVPDVLPLSEDELYELLGPGAARLDAAGIAVHWPRDLVRSLTAAAVVRPAPGSATDGTSFFDSAALLAFDWQLALSGDPLTEGEMDILAESHRPVVRLRDQWVVVDPDLVRKARKRELGLLEPVDALAVALTGTAEVDGETVEAVPTGALAALRDRLTAGAAPVRAPAGLTATLRDYQLRGLAWLDMMTTLGLGGCLADDMGLGKTVTVIALHLRRARRAPTLVVCPASLLGNWQREITRFAPGVPVRRYHGTDRSLQDAGAGFVLTTYGTMRTSAEQLAAHDWGMVVADEAQHVKNPYSATAKALRTIPAPARVALTGTPVENNLSELWALLDWTTPGLLGPLKAFRARHARIVENGEDDAAAERLARLVRPFLLRRRKSDPGIVPELPPKTETDHPVPLTREQASLYEAVVRETMAAVEAAEGMARRGLVMKLLTSLKQICNHPAQFLKEHGKGYGTRFAAGAGTTRLAGRSGKLALLDELLETILAEDGSVLVFTQYVAMARLLSDHLSSRAVPSQLLHGGTPVAERERMVDRFQSGEVPVFLLSLKAAGTGLNLTRAGHVVHFDRWWNPAVEEQATDRAYRIGQTQPVQVHRLVAEGTVEDRIAEMLASKRALADAVLGSGEAALTELTDRELADLVSLRRPS from the coding sequence ATGTCCCCGGCCGACACGACCGCCGGTGCGGCGGACGGCGCGCTGCGCCGCTGCGCCGCCGTGTTCCTCCCCGGCGCACTGCCCCGCGACGGCCTGATCGCCTTCTGGGACCCGGACGGCGGAGAGGTCCCCGGCGCGCACCGCCGGATCACCGTCGTGCGGCCGCACGGCCAGGGGCTGCGGAGCCGCAGTGTGCCCGCCCGTACGCTGCCCGTCGCCGAAGCCGCCCCGCTGCTCGTGCACGCCCGCCGTGATCCCGCCGCGCACCCGGCCGCGGCATGCTGGGGAGCCGCGATGCTCCACGCCCTCCACCTCGTCGCCCGCGGCAGGATGCTGCCCGGACTCACCGCGGGCGACCACGACGCCTGGCGTGCCGGACCGCTCGACGCCGACGACATCGCGCACCTGCGGGCCGTGGCAGCCGCCATGCCGCCGGAGGCCCACGCGGTCCCCCTGCCCGGGACCTCCCCGCTGCAACTGCCCGAGCCGGAAGCGCTGGTGCGCCAGCTCTTCGACGCCGTCGCCGACAGCCTGCCCCGCACCCCGGCGGCGGCCCACGCGGCCGGAGCACCGTTCGCCGCTCCCACCGCCCAGCACCTGCCCCTGGCCCGCGCCTGGGCGGCCGAGGCAGCGGCCGGTATGGACGCGGGGGTGCGGGTGTCGCTGCGCCTGGACCTCTCCGCCTACGAGCTCTTCGACACCACCGACGACGCCGGGGAGCAGCCGCGCCGTGCGGCGACGGCCCTGGTGCAGGTGCACAGCCTCGCCGACCCGACGCTGGTGACGGACGCGGGCAGGCTGTGGGCGGGAGACGGCGAGGAGCACTTCGGACCGCGTGCGCGCGTCGACGCGATGCTGGCGCTGCGCCGGGCCGGCCGCGTCTGGCCTCCGTTGAACAGACTGCTGGAGCAGGACGTCCCGGACGTCCTCCCGCTGTCGGAGGACGAACTCTACGAGCTGCTGGGTCCCGGTGCCGCCCGCCTGGACGCGGCGGGGATCGCCGTCCACTGGCCCAGGGACCTGGTCCGCTCGCTGACCGCCGCCGCCGTGGTCAGACCCGCGCCGGGATCGGCGACCGACGGCACCTCCTTCTTCGACAGTGCCGCCCTGCTGGCGTTCGACTGGCAGCTCGCGCTCTCCGGCGACCCGCTCACCGAGGGCGAGATGGACATCCTCGCCGAGTCCCACCGCCCCGTGGTCCGCCTGCGCGACCAGTGGGTCGTCGTCGATCCCGACCTCGTCCGCAAGGCCCGCAAGAGGGAGTTGGGGCTGCTGGAGCCGGTCGACGCACTCGCGGTCGCCCTCACCGGGACGGCAGAGGTCGACGGGGAGACGGTCGAGGCCGTTCCCACCGGAGCGCTGGCCGCGCTGCGGGACCGGCTCACCGCCGGCGCCGCCCCCGTCCGGGCCCCCGCAGGGCTCACGGCCACCCTCCGCGACTACCAGCTGCGGGGCCTGGCCTGGCTGGACATGATGACCACGCTCGGCCTCGGAGGCTGCCTCGCCGACGACATGGGGCTGGGCAAGACCGTCACCGTGATCGCCCTCCACCTGAGGCGGGCCCGGCGGGCCCCCACGCTCGTCGTCTGCCCCGCCTCCCTCCTCGGCAACTGGCAGCGGGAGATCACCCGCTTCGCCCCGGGGGTTCCCGTCCGCCGCTACCACGGCACGGACCGCTCCCTCCAGGACGCCGGCGCCGGCTTCGTCCTCACCACCTACGGCACCATGCGCACCAGCGCCGAGCAGCTCGCGGCCCACGACTGGGGCATGGTCGTCGCCGACGAGGCCCAGCACGTGAAGAACCCCTACTCGGCGACCGCCAAGGCGCTGAGGACCATCCCCGCACCGGCCCGCGTCGCCCTCACCGGCACCCCGGTGGAGAACAACCTCTCCGAACTGTGGGCCCTGCTGGACTGGACGACCCCCGGACTGCTCGGTCCGCTCAAGGCGTTCCGCGCACGTCACGCCCGCATCGTGGAGAACGGCGAGGACGACGCGGCCGCCGAACGCCTCGCCCGCCTCGTCCGCCCGTTCCTGCTGCGGCGCAGGAAATCGGACCCGGGAATCGTCCCCGAACTCCCCCCGAAGACCGAGACCGACCACCCGGTGCCTCTCACCCGCGAACAGGCGTCCCTCTACGAGGCCGTGGTGCGCGAGACCATGGCGGCCGTCGAGGCGGCGGAGGGCATGGCACGCCGAGGCCTGGTGATGAAGCTCCTCACCTCCCTGAAACAGATCTGCAACCACCCCGCGCAGTTCCTCAAGGAACACGGCAAGGGATACGGCACCCGCTTCGCCGCCGGCGCCGGCACGACCAGGCTCGCCGGACGGTCGGGCAAACTCGCCCTTCTCGACGAGCTCCTGGAGACCATCCTCGCCGAGGACGGGTCGGTGCTGGTCTTCACCCAGTACGTGGCCATGGCACGCCTGCTCTCGGACCATCTGTCGTCACGGGCCGTCCCCAGCCAGCTGCTCCACGGCGGCACGCCCGTCGCCGAACGGGAGCGCATGGTGGACCGGTTCCAGTCCGGAGAGGTCCCGGTCTTCCTCCTTTCCCTCAAGGCCGCCGGCACCGGCCTCAACCTCACCAGGGCCGGCCACGTCGTCCACTTCGACCGCTGGTGGAACCCGGCGGTCGAGGAGCAGGCGACGGACCGCGCCTACCGCATCGGACAGACCCAGCCGGTACAGGTGCACCGGCTCGTCGCCGAAGGCACGGTCGAGGACCGCATCGCCGAGATGCTCGCCTCCAAACGGGCGCTCGCCGACGCGGTCCTCGGCTCCGGGGAGGCCGCCCTCACCGAGCTGACCGACCGCGAGCTGGCCGACCTCGTCTCGCTGCGGAGGCCGTCATGA
- a CDS encoding slipin family protein, with protein MVEELVVAASAALAGCAVYAMAAARVVKQYERGVVFRLGRLRREVREPGFTLIVPVIDRMHKVNMQIVTMPVTAQEGITRDNVTVRVDAVVYFRVVDAPNALVEVEDYRFAVSQMAQTSLRSIIGKSDLDDLLSNREKLNEGLELMIDSPAVGWGVQIDRVEIKDVSLPEAMKRSMARQAEADRERRARVINADAELQASKKLAEAAGEMSRQPAALQLRLLQTVVAVAAEKNSTLVLPFPVELLRFLERAQQPAAPTPAPRAADALRTAGETAPEDAAGAAETAGETAPEDAGVGPAETAGTTASQPAIGPRVEAPGHADALAEALTEGFRKAVAEGDGGPGAVPRASRRGEEPSGGHPPDGAAPPSAPSAV; from the coding sequence ATGGTCGAAGAACTGGTGGTGGCGGCGAGCGCCGCCCTCGCCGGGTGCGCGGTCTACGCCATGGCCGCGGCCCGGGTCGTCAAGCAGTACGAGCGGGGAGTGGTCTTCCGCCTCGGGAGGCTGCGCCGCGAGGTGCGCGAGCCGGGATTCACCCTGATCGTCCCCGTGATCGACCGCATGCACAAGGTGAACATGCAGATCGTCACGATGCCCGTAACCGCGCAGGAGGGCATCACCCGGGACAACGTCACCGTCCGGGTCGACGCGGTCGTCTACTTCCGTGTCGTCGACGCGCCGAACGCCCTCGTCGAGGTGGAGGACTACCGGTTCGCCGTCTCGCAGATGGCGCAGACGTCGCTGCGGTCGATCATCGGCAAGAGCGACCTCGACGACCTGCTGTCCAACCGGGAGAAGCTGAACGAGGGCCTGGAGCTGATGATCGACAGTCCCGCGGTCGGATGGGGCGTGCAGATCGACCGCGTGGAGATCAAGGACGTGTCGCTGCCCGAGGCCATGAAGCGCTCGATGGCACGCCAGGCCGAGGCCGACCGCGAACGGCGGGCGCGCGTGATCAACGCCGACGCCGAACTGCAGGCGTCGAAGAAGCTCGCCGAGGCGGCCGGGGAGATGTCCCGCCAGCCCGCCGCCCTCCAGCTGCGGCTGCTGCAGACCGTGGTCGCCGTCGCGGCCGAGAAGAACTCCACCCTCGTCCTGCCGTTCCCGGTGGAACTGCTGCGCTTCCTGGAGCGCGCACAGCAGCCCGCCGCGCCGACGCCGGCGCCGCGGGCCGCCGACGCGCTGCGCACGGCCGGGGAGACGGCGCCCGAGGATGCCGCCGGGGCCGCGGAGACGGCGGGTGAGACGGCGCCGGAGGATGCCGGCGTCGGGCCCGCGGAGACGGCCGGGACCACCGCAAGCCAACCGGCCATCGGGCCACGGGTGGAGGCGCCGGGGCATGCCGATGCCCTCGCCGAAGCCCTGACCGAAGGCTTCCGGAAGGCCGTGGCGGAAGGGGACGGCGGCCCCGGAGCCGTCCCGAGAGCGTCCCGGCGGGGGGAGGAGCCCTCCGGTGGGCATCCGCCCGACGGAGCGGCGCCGCCCTCCGCACCGTCCGCGGTGTGA
- a CDS encoding DUF6343 family protein yields MRSGNEPVNARSALRLRLGLGIWGLVWAGAATAAFALTEHPGWALLCGLIFLVAAVDVTLVTRRIRQGPHYQPGRDVPPYDPDHG; encoded by the coding sequence ATGCGCAGTGGAAACGAACCGGTGAACGCCCGGAGCGCGCTGCGGCTCCGGCTGGGGCTGGGGATCTGGGGCCTCGTGTGGGCGGGGGCGGCGACGGCCGCCTTCGCGCTGACGGAACACCCGGGATGGGCTCTGCTGTGCGGCCTGATCTTCCTGGTCGCGGCGGTCGACGTCACCCTGGTGACCCGCCGCATCCGCCAGGGTCCGCACTACCAACCGGGCCGCGACGTGCCGCCGTACGACCCTGATCACGGCTGA
- a CDS encoding tetratricopeptide repeat protein, with amino-acid sequence MPDTNPETHVIDYRAAEQLLAARDPRGAVKLLDSVIAAHPEHTAARLLRARAFFAAAQLRPAELEFELVLEREPDNAFAHFALARTFERSGKPEQAKRHFRLAAALDPNPEYLRAARFDTGS; translated from the coding sequence GTGCCCGACACCAATCCGGAGACACACGTCATCGACTACCGGGCGGCCGAGCAGTTGCTCGCCGCACGGGACCCGCGTGGCGCCGTGAAACTGCTCGACTCCGTCATCGCCGCCCACCCCGAGCACACCGCGGCCCGTCTGCTCCGTGCCCGCGCCTTTTTCGCGGCGGCCCAGCTGCGCCCCGCCGAGCTCGAGTTCGAGCTCGTTCTGGAGCGCGAACCGGACAACGCCTTCGCCCACTTCGCGCTCGCCCGCACCTTCGAACGCTCGGGCAAGCCCGAGCAGGCGAAACGCCACTTCAGGCTCGCCGCCGCGCTGGACCCGAACCCGGAGTACCTGCGCGCCGCCCGCTTCGACACCGGTTCCTGA
- the coaE gene encoding dephospho-CoA kinase, with translation MLTVGLTGGIGAGKSEVSRLFVSYGAVLVDADRIAREVVEPGTPGLAAVVEAFGQDVLTPQGALDRPKLGAVVFSDPERLATLNAIVHPLVGARSRELEAAAGPDDVVVHDVPLLTENGLAELYDVVVVVDATPGTQLDRLVRLRGMSESDARARMAAQATREQRRAVADHVIDNDGPLGELEPQVRKVWDELRRRAAERCRGR, from the coding sequence TTGCTGACCGTGGGCCTGACCGGTGGCATCGGCGCCGGGAAGAGCGAAGTGTCCCGGCTGTTCGTCTCGTACGGAGCGGTGCTGGTCGACGCGGACAGGATCGCGCGCGAGGTCGTGGAGCCGGGCACACCGGGCCTGGCCGCTGTCGTCGAGGCGTTCGGCCAGGACGTCCTCACCCCCCAGGGCGCTCTCGACCGGCCGAAGCTCGGTGCCGTCGTCTTCAGCGATCCCGAGCGCCTGGCGACGCTGAACGCGATCGTCCACCCCCTCGTCGGAGCGCGCTCGCGCGAACTGGAGGCCGCGGCGGGGCCGGACGACGTCGTCGTCCACGACGTGCCGCTGCTCACGGAGAACGGACTGGCGGAGCTCTACGACGTGGTCGTCGTCGTCGACGCCACCCCCGGGACCCAGCTCGACCGGCTCGTACGGCTGCGAGGAATGTCCGAGTCCGACGCCAGGGCCAGGATGGCCGCCCAGGCCACCCGGGAACAGCGGCGTGCGGTCGCCGACCACGTCATCGACAACGACGGGCCGCTCGGCGAACTGGAGCCCCAGGTCCGCAAGGTGTGGGACGAACTCCGCCGCAGGGCCGCCGAGCGCTGCCGCGGCCGGTGA
- a CDS encoding PAC2 family protein, whose amino-acid sequence MDDPQGLYEWDPKGLAVVDTALAQESAGLVMLYHFEGYIDAGETGEQIVENVLDALPHQVVARFDHDKLVDYRARRPLLTFRRDRWSAYDTPVLEVRIVQDATGAPFLLLSGPEPDVEWERFAAAVRRIVERLRVRLAVNFHGIPMGVPHTRPVGLTPHGNRTDLVPGHRSPFDEAQVPGSAEALVEYRLMEAGHDVLGVAAHVPHYVARSAYPDAALTALEAITAATGLVLPGVAHALRTAAHRTQTEIERQIGEGDEELVALVQGLEHQYDAIAGAETRGSLVAEPVDLPSADEIGQEFERFLAEREGDSG is encoded by the coding sequence GTGGATGATCCGCAGGGGCTGTACGAATGGGACCCGAAGGGGCTCGCGGTCGTCGACACGGCGCTCGCGCAGGAGTCGGCGGGCCTCGTCATGCTGTACCACTTCGAGGGCTACATCGACGCGGGCGAGACCGGCGAGCAGATCGTCGAGAACGTACTGGACGCACTTCCCCACCAGGTCGTGGCCCGCTTCGACCACGACAAGCTGGTGGACTACCGTGCCCGCCGGCCGCTGCTGACGTTCCGCCGCGACCGCTGGAGCGCGTACGACACCCCCGTGCTCGAGGTCCGGATCGTGCAGGACGCCACCGGCGCCCCGTTCCTGCTCCTCTCCGGCCCCGAGCCGGACGTCGAGTGGGAGCGCTTCGCCGCCGCGGTCCGCCGGATCGTCGAACGCCTGCGGGTCAGGCTCGCGGTCAACTTCCACGGCATCCCCATGGGCGTGCCGCACACCCGGCCCGTCGGGCTCACCCCCCACGGCAACCGTACGGACCTCGTGCCGGGGCACCGCAGCCCGTTCGACGAGGCGCAGGTACCCGGCAGTGCGGAAGCCCTGGTCGAATACCGTCTGATGGAAGCCGGACACGACGTCCTCGGCGTCGCCGCTCACGTCCCCCACTACGTCGCACGCTCCGCCTACCCCGACGCCGCGCTCACCGCGCTGGAAGCCATCACGGCAGCGACCGGTCTGGTGCTGCCCGGTGTCGCACACGCGCTGCGCACCGCCGCGCACCGGACCCAGACGGAGATCGAGCGGCAGATCGGGGAAGGGGACGAGGAACTCGTCGCCCTCGTGCAAGGCCTGGAGCACCAGTACGACGCGATCGCCGGCGCCGAGACACGCGGCAGTCTGGTCGCCGAGCCCGTCGACCTGCCGTCGGCGGACGAGATCGGCCAGGAATTCGAGCGCTTCCTCGCCGAACGCGAAGGCGATTCGGGCTGA